DNA from Chitinophaga pendula:
CCTTTCAATAACATAATTGTCTATATACTTGTGTTAACTGTTCAGAATAAACTGATCCGCATCTTTCAGGAAAGGAATGTTCTTCCGTACCTCATCCAGGCGGTTACGGTCCAGTGTATAAGAGAAGATATCTTCCTCGTCAGATTTACGATAGATGATCTCACCCATCGGATCTATCAGACTGCTCTCTCCACTGTGGTAAATGTTGTTCCCATCATTACCCACCCGGTTTACACCGATCACATAACACTGGTTCTCAATAGCCCGCGCCTGGAGCAGCGTAGTCCAGGCCGTTTTGCGCCGCTCCGGCCAGTTGGCTACATATACCAGCAGGTCATAGGCAGGCTCCCCCGTCTCCGGTAATACCGCATTACGCGCCCAAACAGGGAAACGCAGATCATAACATACATTCAGACATACCTTCCAGCCCTTCACCTGCGCGATCAGGCGCTTATCGCCGGATTGGTAATGCTCATGCTCTCCCGCATAGGCAAACAGGTGTCTTTTATCATAAGTACCATACACACCGTTAGGCTGCATCCATATCAGGCGGTTTACATACCGGCCGTTATCATTGATGATCAAACTTCCCGTAATGATGATATTCTTTTCAGCAGCTGTCTTCTTCATCCACTCCACAGCACTGCCGTCCATGGTCTCTGCCAGCTCCTTCGATTTCATACTGAAACCTGTACTGAACATTTCTGGCAATACAACCACTTCCGTACGTTCCGAGATAGCAGCTATCTTTTCATCAAACATACGCAGGTTGGCAGCTTTGTCTTCCCATTGAAGCTGCGATTGGATAAGCGTTACTTTTAAGTCCGGCATTTTATTTTCAGTTATGTTGCTGAGTGCTGCCAGCATGTTTTGGGTGGTTACGACATCCGGTAT
Protein-coding regions in this window:
- a CDS encoding amidohydrolase: METFVLTPLSDHIPDVVTTQNMLAALSNITENKMPDLKVTLIQSQLQWEDKAANLRMFDEKIAAISERTEVVVLPEMFSTGFSMKSKELAETMDGSAVEWMKKTAAEKNIIITGSLIINDNGRYVNRLIWMQPNGVYGTYDKRHLFAYAGEHEHYQSGDKRLIAQVKGWKVCLNVCYDLRFPVWARNAVLPETGEPAYDLLVYVANWPERRKTAWTTLLQARAIENQCYVIGVNRVGNDGNNIYHSGESSLIDPMGEIIYRKSDEEDIFSYTLDRNRLDEVRKNIPFLKDADQFILNS